The following proteins are encoded in a genomic region of Phalacrocorax carbo chromosome 2, bPhaCar2.1, whole genome shotgun sequence:
- the CEP76 gene encoding centrosomal protein of 76 kDa isoform X2, which produces MSLPPEKASELKQIIHQQLLKMDVHGRIKEVLAETIREELAPEHQQLSTEDLIKALRQRGIVDDVMKELKFVTDVNEKERTSAPKPSTHFVDREPPVLKKTNIDPTRRYLYLQVLGGKAFLEHLQEPEPLPGQVCSTFTLCLHFRNQRFRSKPVPCACEPDFHDGFLLEVHKDSLGDGSKMVDATTMLSICDPVHMVLIKTDTFGETTLVASYFLEWRSVLAAENGIINVAVELLGVGTESKVSVGVLNIRLEMYPQLNKTLSPEITNTQFALERQKTAEKERLFLVYAKQWWREYLQIRPTHNVRLVKIFAQDENGVNRPVCSYIRPLRAGRLLDTPRQAARFVSVLGYERAPVIGGGGGKQEQWCTLLAFLCRNKGDCEDHANLLCSLLLGFGLEAFVCVGTKAKGVPHTWVMTCGTDGTITFWESLTGHRYIHRPTNPDDPPVVEQPKPLYPYCTIGCIFNHQKFLGNCQPSDAVEVCVFDLHDESKWKPMSGEAIKSVCSPGTTSSVPPFPPLCASAVDAAVTSNEIELQLRILVSEHRKH; this is translated from the exons ATGTCCCTGCCACCGGAGAAAGCCTCCGAGCTGAAGCAGATCATCCACCAGCAGCTGCTCAAG ATGGATGTCCATGGCAGGATAAAAGAAGTTCTTGCTGAGACAATACGTGAAGAGCTAGCACCTGAGCATCAGCAGTTATCCACAGAAGACCTGATAAAAGCCTTAAGGCAACGAGGAATCGTTGATGATGTTATGAAGGAACTTAAATTTGTAACT GATGTGAATGAAAAGGAGAGGACTTCAGCTCCAAAACCATCAACACATTTTGTTGACAGAGAACCAccagttttgaaaaaaa CTAACATTGACCCAACACGGAGGTATCTTTACCTTCAGGTTTTGGGTGGAAAAGCTTTTCTGGAACATCTTCAGGAACCGGAGCCTCTGCCTGGCCAAGTCTGTTCTACCTTCACTCTGTGCTTACATTTTCGAAATCAGCGATTCCGTTCTAAACCTGTGCCCTGTGCCTGTGAGCCGGATTTTCATGATGGTTTTTTACTTGAAGTACACAAGGATAGCCTAG GTGATGGAAGTAAAATGGTGGATGCAACCACTATGTTATCTATATGTGATCCAGTACATATGGTTCTGATCAAAACGGACACATTTGGTGAGACAACACTAGTAGCATCCTATTTCTTGGAGTGGCGATCTGTCTTGGCTGCTGAGAATGGCATAATAAATGTTGCTGTTGAACTCCTGGGTGTAG GTACAGAATCAAAGGTTTCTGTTGGTGTTTTAAACATCAGACTGGAAATGTATCCACAACTGAATAAGACCCTGTCTCCAGAAATAACTAATACTCAA TTTGCCTTGGAACGtcagaagacagcagaaaaagaacGATTATTTCTTGTGTATGCTAAACAGTGGTGGAGGGAGTACCTACAGATAAGACCTACGCACAATGTGAGGCTAGTAAAGATTTTTGCACAG GATGAAAATGGAGTAAACCGTCCAGTATGTTCATATATCAGACCACTTCGAGCAGGCCGGTTACTAGACACTCCTAGACAAGCAGCGCGATTTGTCAGTGTCCTGGGTTATGAAAGAGCTCCCGTCATCGGAGGAGGTGGCGGCAAACAAGAACAGTGGTGCACCCTTCTCGCTTTTTTATGTAGAAACAAG GGTGACTGTGAAGATCATGCTAACCTTCTGTGCAGTCTTCTTCTTGGGTTTGGATTGGAAGCCTTTGTGTGTGttggaacaaaagcaaaaggagtCCCGCACACTTGGGTAATGACTTGTGGAACTGATGGAACAATTACTTTTTGGGAGAGCTTAACAGGACATAG GTACATCCACAGACCTACAAACCCTGATGACCCTCCAGTAGTGGAACAACCCAAGCCACTGTATCCTTATTGCACGATAGGTTGTATCTTCAACCATCAGAAGTTCCTTGGAAATTGTCAGCCCTCTGACGCTGTGGAGGTTTGTGTGTTTGACCTGCACGATGAATCTAAATGGAAACCCATGAGTGGAGAAGCAATAAAATCAGTATGTTCCCCTGGAACAACATCTTCAGttcccccttttcctcctctgtgtgCTTCTGCAGTAGATGCTGCGGTAACAAGCAATGAGATAGAATTGCAGCTGAGAATACTGGTCTCTGAACACAGAAAG CATTAG
- the CEP76 gene encoding centrosomal protein of 76 kDa isoform X1, with product MSLPPEKASELKQIIHQQLLKMDVHGRIKEVLAETIREELAPEHQQLSTEDLIKALRQRGIVDDVMKELKFVTDVNEKERTSAPKPSTHFVDREPPVLKKTNIDPTRRYLYLQVLGGKAFLEHLQEPEPLPGQVCSTFTLCLHFRNQRFRSKPVPCACEPDFHDGFLLEVHKDSLGDGSKMVDATTMLSICDPVHMVLIKTDTFGETTLVASYFLEWRSVLAAENGIINVAVELLGVGTESKVSVGVLNIRLEMYPQLNKTLSPEITNTQFALERQKTAEKERLFLVYAKQWWREYLQIRPTHNVRLVKIFAQDENGVNRPVCSYIRPLRAGRLLDTPRQAARFVSVLGYERAPVIGGGGGKQEQWCTLLAFLCRNKGDCEDHANLLCSLLLGFGLEAFVCVGTKAKGVPHTWVMTCGTDGTITFWESLTGHRYIHRPTNPDDPPVVEQPKPLYPYCTIGCIFNHQKFLGNCQPSDAVEVCVFDLHDESKWKPMSGEAIKSVCSPGTTSSVPPFPPLCASAVDAAVTSNEIELQLRILVSEHRKDLGLSTVWDDHLSYLLSPALAAYELERTTSISAGNEEFQDAVRRAVPDGHTFKGFPIHFVYRNARRAFATCLRSPFCEEIICCRGDQVRLAVRVRVFTYPESACAVWIMFACKYRSVL from the exons ATGTCCCTGCCACCGGAGAAAGCCTCCGAGCTGAAGCAGATCATCCACCAGCAGCTGCTCAAG ATGGATGTCCATGGCAGGATAAAAGAAGTTCTTGCTGAGACAATACGTGAAGAGCTAGCACCTGAGCATCAGCAGTTATCCACAGAAGACCTGATAAAAGCCTTAAGGCAACGAGGAATCGTTGATGATGTTATGAAGGAACTTAAATTTGTAACT GATGTGAATGAAAAGGAGAGGACTTCAGCTCCAAAACCATCAACACATTTTGTTGACAGAGAACCAccagttttgaaaaaaa CTAACATTGACCCAACACGGAGGTATCTTTACCTTCAGGTTTTGGGTGGAAAAGCTTTTCTGGAACATCTTCAGGAACCGGAGCCTCTGCCTGGCCAAGTCTGTTCTACCTTCACTCTGTGCTTACATTTTCGAAATCAGCGATTCCGTTCTAAACCTGTGCCCTGTGCCTGTGAGCCGGATTTTCATGATGGTTTTTTACTTGAAGTACACAAGGATAGCCTAG GTGATGGAAGTAAAATGGTGGATGCAACCACTATGTTATCTATATGTGATCCAGTACATATGGTTCTGATCAAAACGGACACATTTGGTGAGACAACACTAGTAGCATCCTATTTCTTGGAGTGGCGATCTGTCTTGGCTGCTGAGAATGGCATAATAAATGTTGCTGTTGAACTCCTGGGTGTAG GTACAGAATCAAAGGTTTCTGTTGGTGTTTTAAACATCAGACTGGAAATGTATCCACAACTGAATAAGACCCTGTCTCCAGAAATAACTAATACTCAA TTTGCCTTGGAACGtcagaagacagcagaaaaagaacGATTATTTCTTGTGTATGCTAAACAGTGGTGGAGGGAGTACCTACAGATAAGACCTACGCACAATGTGAGGCTAGTAAAGATTTTTGCACAG GATGAAAATGGAGTAAACCGTCCAGTATGTTCATATATCAGACCACTTCGAGCAGGCCGGTTACTAGACACTCCTAGACAAGCAGCGCGATTTGTCAGTGTCCTGGGTTATGAAAGAGCTCCCGTCATCGGAGGAGGTGGCGGCAAACAAGAACAGTGGTGCACCCTTCTCGCTTTTTTATGTAGAAACAAG GGTGACTGTGAAGATCATGCTAACCTTCTGTGCAGTCTTCTTCTTGGGTTTGGATTGGAAGCCTTTGTGTGTGttggaacaaaagcaaaaggagtCCCGCACACTTGGGTAATGACTTGTGGAACTGATGGAACAATTACTTTTTGGGAGAGCTTAACAGGACATAG GTACATCCACAGACCTACAAACCCTGATGACCCTCCAGTAGTGGAACAACCCAAGCCACTGTATCCTTATTGCACGATAGGTTGTATCTTCAACCATCAGAAGTTCCTTGGAAATTGTCAGCCCTCTGACGCTGTGGAGGTTTGTGTGTTTGACCTGCACGATGAATCTAAATGGAAACCCATGAGTGGAGAAGCAATAAAATCAGTATGTTCCCCTGGAACAACATCTTCAGttcccccttttcctcctctgtgtgCTTCTGCAGTAGATGCTGCGGTAACAAGCAATGAGATAGAATTGCAGCTGAGAATACTGGTCTCTGAACACAGAAAG GATCTTGGCCTTTCTACTGTTTGGGATGACCATCTGTCCTATCTGTTGTCACCAGCATTAGCAGCCTATGAGCTCGAACGCACAACAAGCATTTCTGCAGGAAACGAAGAGTTTCAAGATGCTGTAAGAAGAGCAGTACCTGATGGTCACACATTTAAAGGGTTTCCTATCCATTTTGTGTACAGAAATGCCAGGAGAGCATTTGCCACGTGTCTTCG GTCTCCtttttgtgaagaaataatCTGCTGTAGGGGGGACCAAGTGCGACTCGCAGTTCGTGTACGAGTGTTCACGTACCCTGAATCTGCATGTGCTGTTTGGATCATGTTTGCTTGTAAATACCGCTCTGTCCTTTGA
- the PSMG2 gene encoding proteasome assembly chaperone 2: protein MFVPCDRGGGSAGSDFKGFTLLMPAVSVGNVGQLATDLVISTLDMTKVGYFYTDCLVPMVGNNPYATAEENSTELSINAEVYSLPSKKLVVLQIRSPFIKNKYRPFCQTLLSWVKSSKCARVVLLSSSHAYQRDDEQLLGTPLRYLLTPDLEKAVGGLMQELNWKEMEKVAAYPGINDTEKVLHIPGGGITKLLFTESCSKGIQMAVLLKFCSEGDNIPDAFALVNYLNEWLQLIKSESSTDASSQWKIPSSWRLLFGNGLPPALF from the exons ATGTTTGTTCCTTGCGACCGTGGCGGGGGCTCCGCCGGCTCCGACTTCAAAGGCTTCACTCTGCTCATG CCAGCAGTGTCGGTGGGAAATGTTGGTCAACTGGCAACAGATCTGGTGATTTCCACGCTTGACATGACTAAAGTTGGTTACTTCTACACTGATTGCCTGGTGCCAATGGTGGGAAATAATCCCTAtgcaacagcagaagaaaactcaACGGAGCTGAGTATAAATGCTGAAG TGTATTCACTCCCTTCGAAGAAACTTGTAGTTCTGCAGATCAGGTCACCTTTTATAAAG AACAAGTACAGGCCGTTCTGTCAAACACTGCTTTCTTGggtgaaaagcagcaaatgtgCCAGAGTTGTTCTCCTGTCCAGCAGCCATGCATACCAGCGCGATGATGAGCAACTTCTTGG GACCCCACTACGGTACCTACTTACACCTGATCTTGAGAAAGCAGTGGGAGGCCTTATGCAGGAGCTAAactggaaagaaatggaaaaagtagCAGCTTACCCTGGAATAAATGATACCGAAAAAGTTCTACATATTCCTGGAGGTGGCATCACAAAACTATTGTTTACCGAGAG CTGTTCAAAAGGAATCCAAATGGCAgttcttctgaaattctgctCGGAAGGGGACAACATCCCTGATGCATTTGCTCTTGTTAACTATCTTAATGAATGGCTCCAGCTAATTAAAAGCGAA AGCTCCACAGATGCTTCTTCACAATGGAAAATACCAAGTTCTTGGCGCTTACTTTTTGGCAACGGTCTTCCACCTGCACTCTTCTGA